The Bicyclus anynana chromosome 3, ilBicAnyn1.1, whole genome shotgun sequence genome has a window encoding:
- the LOC112057822 gene encoding CKLF-like MARVEL transmembrane domain-containing protein 4 — protein sequence MEEAGFPGQHTTTTVTSSTTVQTNIRFDPSYVKTVPGVLKVVQVSCSLLGFICILVSKFGSLAQGTYFNWIAMIAFWFTGILLGLYLFHIVEKFYKIPWLKIEFVFTALWTLLYLIAAILVGTAYYDNAHTAATFFGSVATVAYALDAVLKFTAVRAGGLAQGSRVVSKQTTSVSPPREGY from the exons ATGGAAGAGGCCGGCTTCCCTGGGCAGCACACAACCACCACAGTGACATCGAGCACCACAGTGCAGACCAACATACGCTTTGACCCCTCCTACGTCAAGACTGTGCCTGGCGTGCTCAAGGTGGTGCAAGTG AGCTGCAGCTTGCTGGGCTTCATTTGCATTCTAGTGTCTAAGTTCGGCTCGCTGGCACAAGGTACTTACTTCAACTGGATCGCCATGATCGCCTTCTGGTTCACGGGTATCCTGCTGGGGCTGTACCTGTTCCACATAGTGGAGAAGTTCTACAAGATCCCGTGGCTCAAGATCGAGTTTGTGTTCACGGCGCTGTGGACGCTGCTGTACCTCATCGCCGCCATCTTGGTGGGTACGGCGTACTACGACAACGCACATACCGCGGCCACG TTCTTCGGGTCGGTGGCGACGGTCGCGTACGCGCTGGACGCGGTGCTGAAGTTCACGGCGGTGCGCGCGGGCGGGCTGGCGCAGGGCTCGCGCGTGGTCTCCAAGCAGACCACCTCCGTCAGTCCGCCGCGCGAGGGCTACTAG
- the LOC112057819 gene encoding CKLF-like MARVEL transmembrane domain-containing protein 4 produces the protein MVSQAPDPPQSMGSTNVVFRTETRFDPSYLKTPPGIIKAVVIVLNLLGFICIQSSAFWSNARGVFFNIVAHLGLWWSLALLLLYLFHLVEKYHNFMWFKVELIASGVLAFLYLIASTIVVAFGAAAYSAAGFFGYLAMVVYGCDAFLTARAVQAGELAQGTRVPAKQLHVTTPPAMP, from the exons ATGGTGTCGCAAGCTCCGGACCCCCCACAGAGCATGGGCTCAACCAACGTAGTGTTCAGAACAGAGACACGCTTTGACCCCTCCTACTTGAAAACACCTCCTGGGATTATTAAAGCTGTTGTCATA GTCCTCAACCTTCTTGGCTTCATTTGCATACAATCGTCGGCGTTCTGGTCGAACGCGCGCGGCGTGTTCTTCAACATCGTGGCGCACCTGGGGCTGTGGTGGAGCCTggcgctgctgctgctgtaCCTGTTCCACCTGGTGGAGAAGTACCACAACTTCATGTGGTTCAAGGTGGAGCTGATCGCCAGCGGTGTGCTCGCGTTCTTGTACCTCATAGCGTCCACCATAGTCGTCGCGTTCGGGGCCGCCGCGTACTCCGCTGCTGGG TTCTTCGGCTACCTGGCGATGGTGGTGTACGGCTGCGACGCGTTCCTCACGGCGCGCGCAGTGCAGGCGGGCGAGCTGGCGCAGGGCACGCGCGTGCCCGCCAAGCAGCTGCACGTCACCACGCCGCCCGCCATGCCGTGA